In Pirellulales bacterium, one DNA window encodes the following:
- a CDS encoding S26 family signal peptidase: protein MSTAKPLSETHPASNGMRRIPRPRRRSLFRRGIEAIALFSIAAILSHTFLVDGWLVPSVVSSGSMAPALLGPHREARCEACGMPLVCDAEDLTVDSLVCPNCGWPGNPLEPRTINGKRLFIDRATLGIRPPGRWEVFVFRCSPHAQDYCVKRIIGLPGESVEIREGDVYIDGRIARKTLVEQQASAMLVHDSAYRDPRLPPRWKAERTNSDWATSADGGWHRPAGDAKSSATDWLTYVHSRRMPGSLDALEETPIRDDDPYNPDISRRLNDVTDVMLEARLRLAGNGELYLRAMDGRATFQLRIQSASGRATLERNGQEVQTAQIDARLIDRPVEIVLSTFDRRLLFAIDGRRQLIFDDDRSSAPPKPVSRPFAIAANRLAIAIERLRVLRDVYYTPPTDTRQALSRQLGPDEYFVLGDNSPISVDSRSWMGGQTVPSGSLVGRVLNARRRQPGAAGKRTGN from the coding sequence GTGTCAACCGCCAAACCGCTCAGCGAAACGCATCCTGCTTCGAACGGCATGCGGCGAATCCCACGCCCCCGCCGTCGTTCGCTTTTCCGCCGCGGCATCGAAGCAATCGCCCTGTTTTCAATCGCCGCGATCTTAAGCCACACGTTTCTGGTCGACGGCTGGCTGGTGCCGAGCGTGGTGTCGAGCGGGTCGATGGCGCCGGCATTGTTGGGGCCGCATCGCGAAGCACGCTGCGAAGCCTGCGGCATGCCGCTGGTTTGCGATGCCGAAGATCTTACGGTCGATTCACTGGTGTGTCCCAATTGCGGCTGGCCCGGCAATCCGCTCGAACCGCGCACCATCAACGGCAAGCGACTTTTCATCGATCGGGCAACGCTCGGCATTCGCCCACCGGGGCGCTGGGAAGTGTTCGTGTTTCGCTGCTCGCCGCATGCCCAGGATTATTGCGTCAAACGGATCATCGGCTTGCCGGGCGAAAGTGTCGAAATTCGCGAAGGCGATGTTTACATCGACGGCCGCATCGCGCGAAAGACTCTTGTCGAGCAGCAAGCTTCAGCAATGCTGGTGCACGATTCGGCCTACCGCGATCCGCGATTGCCGCCGCGGTGGAAGGCGGAGCGGACAAACAGCGATTGGGCCACCTCGGCCGATGGCGGCTGGCATCGGCCGGCCGGCGACGCAAAGTCTTCTGCCACCGACTGGCTGACGTACGTACACAGCCGCCGCATGCCGGGCTCGCTCGATGCGCTCGAGGAAACGCCGATCCGCGACGACGATCCCTATAATCCCGACATCTCGCGGCGACTTAACGACGTGACGGATGTGATGCTCGAAGCGCGGCTGCGGCTGGCGGGCAATGGCGAGTTGTATCTGCGAGCGATGGATGGCCGAGCCACATTTCAATTGAGAATTCAATCGGCATCGGGCCGCGCGACACTCGAACGCAATGGCCAAGAGGTGCAAACCGCTCAAATCGATGCACGATTGATCGACCGCCCGGTCGAGATCGTGCTATCCACGTTCGACCGACGATTGCTGTTTGCCATCGACGGCCGCCGGCAACTCATATTCGACGATGATCGTTCCAGCGCCCCACCGAAGCCCGTTTCCCGTCCGTTCGCCATCGCGGCAAACCGCCTGGCGATCGCCATCGAGCGGTTGCGGGTTCTTCGCGACGTGTACTACACACCGCCGACCGACACGAGACAGGCGCTCAGCCGGCAGCTTGGCCCGGACGAATATTTTGTTTTGGGCGACAACAGCCCGATCTCGGTGGATAGCCGAAGCTGGATGGGCGGCCAGACGGTGCCCTCCGGCTCCTTGGTGGGCCGAGTGCTGAATGCCCGTCGGCGGCAACCTGGAGCCGCCGGCAAAAGAACCGGGAATTGA
- a CDS encoding MFS transporter: MNQLPNSSAPAARSPLTMVQWLVCIIAAIGFAFDTYVLLMNPLILRPALSELLHVSGATKAGNDLILRWTGYVMWGSALCGGVFGMLGGYLTDWLGRRRVLTWSILLYAVASAAGAFVNSAEMLLFWRCMAFIGVCVEFVAAVAWLSELFPDPHRREAVLGYTQAFASVGGLFVSLVYKASDSIAHADSLPAWLTLPNHAQGWRYALISGLIPAIPLIIIRPFLPESPEWRAKKQAGKLGRPRFTEVFQPAFRRTTIVSAILFACAFGAAFGAIQLTPQMVPGLIAGRIASTNKQLAKADKGSEQFKELTAKVADLKSHPQQIIGTVQLIQEVGGLAGRIVLAWLAVRIVSRRKLLRLFIIPGLLIIPLVYAIPAAGHLGYASLDVLKVGMFLTGFFTVAQFSFFGNYLPRMYPTRIRGTGESFAANVGGRMIGTGANFVTTQLAVALPLMMHNSDFPRPAALAYSAAAVVLAVYLIGFITSFWLPEPRSEALPE; the protein is encoded by the coding sequence ATGAATCAGTTGCCCAATTCGTCTGCGCCGGCTGCCCGCTCTCCTCTTACGATGGTGCAATGGTTGGTGTGCATCATCGCGGCGATCGGATTTGCGTTCGACACGTATGTATTGCTGATGAATCCGCTCATTTTGCGCCCCGCGTTGTCGGAGTTGCTGCATGTGAGTGGGGCGACAAAGGCCGGCAACGATTTGATCTTGCGCTGGACCGGCTATGTGATGTGGGGCAGCGCGCTGTGTGGCGGTGTGTTTGGGATGTTGGGCGGTTATCTGACCGACTGGCTTGGCCGGCGGCGCGTGCTCACCTGGAGCATCTTGCTCTACGCGGTGGCGTCGGCGGCTGGAGCGTTTGTCAATTCGGCGGAAATGCTGCTGTTCTGGCGCTGCATGGCGTTCATCGGCGTGTGCGTCGAGTTCGTTGCCGCCGTGGCTTGGCTTTCGGAATTGTTTCCGGATCCGCATCGCCGCGAGGCCGTGTTGGGCTACACGCAAGCGTTCGCTTCGGTGGGCGGGCTGTTCGTGAGCCTCGTCTACAAAGCGAGCGATTCGATCGCGCATGCGGATTCGCTGCCGGCCTGGCTCACCTTGCCAAACCACGCGCAGGGCTGGCGCTATGCTCTGATTTCCGGACTGATCCCGGCGATTCCCTTGATCATTATCCGTCCCTTCTTGCCCGAGTCGCCCGAATGGCGGGCGAAGAAACAGGCGGGCAAGCTCGGGCGGCCGCGATTCACCGAAGTGTTTCAGCCGGCATTCCGCCGCACGACAATCGTCAGCGCGATCTTGTTTGCCTGTGCGTTCGGCGCGGCCTTCGGAGCGATTCAACTCACGCCGCAAATGGTGCCGGGCCTGATCGCCGGTCGCATTGCCTCGACGAATAAGCAATTGGCCAAAGCGGACAAGGGCTCCGAGCAGTTCAAGGAATTGACCGCGAAAGTCGCCGATCTGAAGTCTCATCCGCAGCAAATCATCGGCACGGTGCAGTTGATCCAGGAGGTCGGCGGCTTGGCCGGACGAATCGTGCTGGCTTGGCTGGCGGTGCGGATTGTCAGCCGCAGGAAACTTCTGCGGCTGTTCATCATCCCGGGACTGCTGATAATTCCGCTGGTGTATGCGATTCCCGCGGCGGGGCATCTGGGTTATGCAAGCTTGGACGTGCTGAAAGTCGGCATGTTTCTGACCGGGTTTTTCACCGTCGCCCAGTTCAGCTTCTTCGGCAACTATCTGCCGCGAATGTATCCCACGCGCATCCGCGGCACCGGTGAAAGCTTCGCAGCCAACGTCGGCGGGCGAATGATCGGCACCGGGGCCAACTTTGTAACGACCCAGTTGGCCGTGGCGCTGCCGCTGATGATGCACAATTCCGATTTCCCGCGCCCTGCCGCGCTCGCCTATTCGGCGGCTGCCGTGGTGCTGGCGGTGTACCTGATCGGCTTCATTACCAGCTTCTGGTTGCCGGAGCCGAGAAGCGAAGCGTTGCCGGAATAA
- a CDS encoding HEAT repeat domain-containing protein, whose product MFSSRRSSFATAIVALALCLLALAWYLRQPAQLAERYQAELAAAPDDQVEPSLRRIAELGDIGLKALAAALASDRPVVRQAAHRLLVDMVDRWELLSSEAIEPRLELLARALAEAVPRMDVEDRRLASDLAMRLLLWPRADERAPCPWLADCDAILASAAEHKHSSEDASGTLATKNSDPRSEAAEGNPGVSDLSLTLADKVRLPGGDLPLDPSPMPDVRGFVEPRITHREEAPASSGEPRRLQFPSDARSIDGNDDGDDDDATGSEGANHPGRIPAASRGARPTALGLQARRQSLGGPRSDDTAAWRQLEPRDVMRRLHVSDPQVVLAARVELERRGISGPLVDLARRATDPDPNVRKQFAESLPSMPGIDAKPWLLELSYDENSQVRATAVGLMATSGDLELIRRLEQISRDDPDDYIRAQAAKGVK is encoded by the coding sequence ATGTTCTCTTCTCGCCGTAGTTCGTTCGCCACGGCGATTGTTGCTCTGGCGCTGTGCTTGCTGGCACTGGCGTGGTATCTGCGGCAGCCGGCACAACTCGCCGAACGCTATCAAGCGGAATTGGCAGCCGCGCCCGACGACCAGGTCGAGCCATCGCTGCGGCGCATTGCCGAGCTGGGCGATATCGGACTGAAAGCGCTTGCCGCAGCGCTGGCCTCCGACCGCCCCGTAGTGCGACAGGCGGCGCATCGCTTGCTGGTCGACATGGTCGATCGCTGGGAGCTGCTTTCCAGCGAGGCAATCGAGCCGCGATTGGAATTGCTCGCCCGCGCGTTGGCCGAGGCCGTGCCGCGCATGGATGTCGAGGATCGTCGCTTGGCGAGCGATTTGGCAATGCGGCTCTTGCTTTGGCCGCGCGCCGACGAACGTGCCCCCTGCCCGTGGCTGGCAGATTGCGACGCGATCTTGGCAAGCGCCGCCGAACACAAGCATTCGAGCGAAGACGCCTCGGGCACGCTGGCCACGAAGAATTCGGATCCGCGGTCCGAAGCCGCGGAGGGCAATCCGGGAGTTTCGGACCTAAGTCTTACGCTGGCCGACAAAGTTCGACTGCCAGGGGGCGATTTGCCGCTCGATCCGTCGCCGATGCCCGACGTGAGAGGATTCGTCGAGCCGCGAATCACGCATCGTGAGGAAGCACCGGCATCGTCCGGCGAGCCGCGTCGATTGCAATTTCCGAGCGATGCCCGATCGATCGACGGCAACGACGACGGCGATGACGATGACGCCACAGGCTCGGAGGGAGCGAATCATCCGGGGCGAATCCCTGCTGCGAGCCGGGGCGCTCGGCCGACGGCGTTGGGTTTGCAAGCTCGGCGGCAATCGCTCGGCGGTCCGCGATCCGACGACACGGCCGCGTGGCGGCAACTCGAGCCGCGAGATGTGATGCGGCGGCTGCACGTTTCCGATCCGCAGGTGGTGCTTGCGGCCCGCGTGGAACTCGAGCGGCGCGGAATCTCGGGCCCGCTCGTGGATTTGGCCCGGCGCGCGACCGATCCCGATCCAAACGTCCGAAAGCAGTTTGCCGAATCGTTGCCGAGCATGCCGGGCATTGATGCCAAACCGTGGCTCTTGGAACTGAGCTACGACGAGAACTCGCAAGTGCGGGCGACGGCCGTCGGCCTGATGGCCACAAGCGGCGATCTGGAATTGATTCGCCGCTTGGAACAGATTTCGCGCGACGATCCGGACGACTACATTCGCGCCCAAGCGGCGAAAGGAGTGAAATAG
- a CDS encoding ABC transporter permease, whose product MELIRIENLFKTYFLGEVDVPVLKGVSITIQKGEMVALMGVSGSGKSTLMNILGLLDRPTSGGYWLNGQEVSRLSADRRAKVRNRNIGFVFQSFNLLPRSTAIEQVRMPLVYSAKPWSNREERRRAVSLLERVGLGQRLDHEPSQLSGGQQQRVAISRALVNHPPILLADEPTGNLDSRTSEEILQMFQRLNKEEGISVILVTHDLNVARHANRIIYIRDGLIDNDALAKLIAGSPAMGNGHGSANGFGSGSGVSSNGHGENSHTENSHSENSHSENSHGENGSGGNGSGTQDDPASDGTQNGGGIATAVVPAVQPATATAVLAEPVVAEPVAQSQGSVAPPRTAVRLLPRTFGIAGTAIRRNAFRSILTTLGIIFGIAAVIAMMEIGQGSTKMIQQTIASMGANELLVMPGTATSGGVSFGSGSTVTLTPQDGEAISAECPAVSSVAPLVRARTQVVYGNKNWVPMYIYGSTTSYLDIRDWRDMTEGTTFTDRDVRDEQAVCVLGQTVVTNLFGDESPVGKDVRIQGVAFRVLGVLSRKGANTFGMDQDDLVLAPWTTIKYRVSSMGAQVASSASGSASSAAGSTSTTSSTISNTASQAYPNMGPSTSLYPSFAATETADTPQPVRFANVDQLMVQAQSTEEIPLAIEQITKLLHERHHIADGEPDDFSVRDMTEMTNAMSSQAATMSLLLLFVAMISLVVGGVGIMNIMLVSVTERTREIGLRMAVGARPRDILSQFLSEAVMLCILGGAIGILLGRGISILVREFKHWPTSVSVAAIVLAVVVSVSVGVVFGFYPAWKASRLDPIDALRYE is encoded by the coding sequence ATGGAACTGATCCGAATCGAAAACCTGTTCAAGACCTACTTCCTCGGCGAGGTCGACGTGCCCGTGTTGAAGGGCGTCTCGATCACGATCCAGAAGGGGGAAATGGTCGCCCTGATGGGCGTGTCGGGCTCGGGCAAATCGACGCTGATGAACATCCTCGGCCTGCTCGATCGCCCCACCTCCGGCGGCTATTGGCTCAACGGCCAAGAGGTGTCGCGGCTTTCGGCCGATCGGCGGGCGAAAGTGCGAAACCGGAATATCGGTTTCGTGTTCCAAAGCTTCAACCTGCTCCCGCGCAGCACGGCCATCGAACAGGTCCGAATGCCGCTGGTCTATTCCGCCAAGCCGTGGTCGAATCGCGAGGAGCGCCGCCGGGCCGTTTCACTCCTGGAGCGCGTCGGCCTTGGCCAGCGGCTCGACCACGAGCCCTCGCAACTTTCCGGCGGTCAGCAGCAACGCGTGGCCATCTCGCGGGCCCTGGTGAACCATCCGCCGATCCTCTTGGCCGACGAACCGACTGGAAATCTCGATTCCCGCACGAGCGAGGAAATCTTGCAGATGTTTCAGCGGCTCAACAAGGAAGAAGGGATCAGCGTCATTCTGGTGACGCACGATCTGAACGTCGCCCGGCATGCCAACCGCATCATTTATATCCGCGACGGCTTGATCGACAACGACGCCTTGGCCAAGCTGATCGCCGGCTCGCCGGCGATGGGCAATGGCCACGGTTCTGCCAACGGATTTGGCTCCGGCAGCGGTGTTTCCAGCAACGGCCACGGTGAAAACAGCCACACTGAAAACAGCCACAGTGAAAACAGCCACAGTGAAAACAGCCACGGTGAAAACGGCAGCGGCGGAAACGGCAGCGGCACTCAAGACGACCCCGCCTCGGACGGCACACAAAATGGCGGTGGAATTGCCACTGCCGTCGTTCCCGCGGTGCAACCTGCAACCGCGACGGCCGTTCTCGCCGAGCCCGTGGTCGCCGAGCCGGTGGCGCAGTCGCAAGGATCCGTAGCGCCGCCGCGGACGGCGGTGCGGCTGTTGCCGCGCACGTTCGGCATCGCAGGCACGGCCATACGCCGCAACGCCTTCCGTTCGATCTTGACGACGTTGGGCATCATCTTCGGCATCGCCGCCGTGATCGCCATGATGGAGATCGGCCAAGGTTCGACCAAGATGATCCAACAGACCATCGCCAGCATGGGAGCCAACGAGTTGCTGGTGATGCCGGGAACCGCCACGAGCGGCGGCGTTAGCTTCGGCAGCGGCAGCACCGTAACGCTCACGCCGCAAGACGGCGAAGCGATTTCGGCCGAATGCCCGGCGGTTTCGAGCGTCGCCCCGCTTGTGCGTGCCCGCACCCAGGTGGTCTACGGCAATAAGAACTGGGTGCCAATGTATATCTACGGCAGCACCACCTCGTATCTCGACATTCGCGACTGGCGCGACATGACCGAGGGGACGACGTTTACCGACCGCGATGTTCGCGACGAGCAAGCGGTTTGCGTTCTGGGGCAAACGGTCGTCACGAATCTTTTTGGGGATGAGTCTCCGGTCGGCAAAGACGTGCGGATTCAGGGCGTGGCGTTTCGCGTGCTCGGCGTGCTAAGCCGGAAGGGCGCCAACACGTTCGGCATGGACCAAGACGACTTGGTGCTCGCGCCGTGGACGACGATCAAGTATCGCGTCAGTTCGATGGGAGCCCAGGTGGCAAGTTCAGCGTCCGGCAGTGCGAGTTCGGCCGCCGGCTCCACGAGCACCACCAGCAGCACGATCAGCAATACGGCCAGCCAGGCCTATCCGAACATGGGGCCTAGCACCAGTCTCTATCCGTCGTTCGCCGCGACGGAAACCGCCGACACGCCGCAGCCGGTCCGCTTCGCCAACGTCGATCAGCTCATGGTCCAAGCCCAATCGACCGAGGAGATCCCGCTGGCGATCGAGCAGATCACCAAGTTGCTCCACGAACGGCATCACATCGCGGACGGCGAACCCGATGACTTCAGCGTTCGCGACATGACGGAAATGACCAACGCCATGTCGAGCCAGGCGGCGACGATGTCGCTGCTGCTGCTCTTCGTGGCGATGATCTCGCTAGTGGTCGGCGGCGTCGGCATCATGAACATCATGCTCGTGTCGGTGACCGAGCGCACCCGCGAAATCGGTTTGCGAATGGCTGTCGGCGCCCGGCCCCGCGACATCCTGTCGCAATTCCTCAGCGAAGCGGTGATGCTGTGCATTCTGGGCGGAGCGATCGGCATTCTGCTCGGGCGTGGGATCTCGATCCTGGTCCGCGAATTCAAGCACTGGCCCACCTCCGTCTCCGTCGCGGCGATCGTGCTCGCCGTCGTCGTGTCGGTGTCGGTCGGCGTGGTGTTCGGCTTCTATCCCGCCTGGAAAGCCTCGCGGCTCGACCCGATCGACGCGCTGCGGTACGAATAA
- a CDS encoding efflux RND transporter periplasmic adaptor subunit — protein sequence MRVLFTLLVIAAVAGTGGWYWYHAQAVSNVPRWNTVKAEHGDINLTIRSTGTIEPQEVVDVGAQVVGMVTKFGEDKTMPNSEIYWQSKVGVGTILAYIDDSVYKAALDLAKANLQSAEAKVVSAQATLKDNTADYKRAQTTFAKNAISQSDLDAAEALYETAKANVDVAIATVAQDQANLNLAQTNENYTVIKSPVKGTIIDRRVNIGQTVVASLSAPSLFLIAQDLTKLQIWASVSEADIGQIHADQNATFKVDAQGEQEFKGVVSQVRLNATMNQNVVTYTVVVDTDNSDGKLLPYETATLEFDAGQHHGVLMVPNGALQWRPVGAQLAYVALEDRAGLGKSHSKSGSGGGAAASGNKKSDKDKLDRGSVWIFDGQWLRKVHVKIGVTDQVNTEILSGSIKDGDEVVIGEEHGPVDSDATENPFAPKIFKGGKK from the coding sequence ATGAGAGTTTTGTTCACGCTCCTTGTCATCGCCGCGGTCGCAGGGACCGGCGGTTGGTATTGGTATCACGCGCAGGCGGTCTCCAACGTGCCTCGCTGGAACACGGTCAAAGCCGAACACGGTGATATCAATCTCACGATTCGCTCGACCGGCACGATCGAGCCGCAAGAAGTCGTCGATGTCGGCGCCCAGGTGGTCGGCATGGTGACGAAATTCGGCGAAGACAAGACGATGCCGAATAGCGAGATTTATTGGCAGTCGAAAGTTGGTGTGGGCACGATCCTGGCTTATATCGACGACTCGGTTTACAAGGCCGCGCTGGATTTGGCAAAAGCCAATTTGCAGAGCGCCGAAGCAAAGGTCGTCAGCGCCCAAGCGACGCTAAAAGACAACACCGCCGACTACAAACGGGCCCAGACGACCTTTGCCAAGAATGCGATCTCCCAATCCGATCTCGATGCGGCCGAAGCCCTTTATGAGACGGCCAAGGCGAATGTCGATGTCGCCATTGCCACGGTCGCCCAGGATCAGGCGAATCTCAATCTCGCGCAAACGAACGAAAACTACACCGTTATCAAATCGCCGGTGAAGGGCACGATCATCGATCGCCGCGTGAACATCGGCCAAACCGTCGTGGCGTCGCTTAGCGCTCCGAGCTTGTTTCTGATCGCTCAAGACCTGACGAAGCTGCAAATCTGGGCCAGCGTGAGCGAAGCCGACATCGGGCAGATCCACGCCGACCAGAATGCGACGTTCAAGGTCGATGCCCAAGGCGAGCAGGAGTTCAAAGGCGTCGTGTCGCAAGTGCGGCTCAATGCCACGATGAACCAAAACGTCGTGACCTACACCGTCGTGGTCGATACCGACAACTCGGATGGAAAGCTGCTCCCCTACGAAACGGCTACGCTCGAGTTCGACGCCGGCCAGCACCACGGCGTGCTCATGGTGCCCAACGGCGCCTTGCAATGGCGTCCGGTCGGGGCTCAATTGGCGTACGTCGCGCTGGAAGATCGGGCCGGCCTTGGCAAAAGCCATTCAAAATCGGGCAGCGGCGGCGGAGCGGCGGCCAGCGGCAACAAGAAATCCGACAAAGACAAATTGGATCGCGGCAGCGTGTGGATCTTCGATGGCCAGTGGCTAAGGAAAGTTCACGTGAAGATCGGCGTCACGGACCAGGTGAATACCGAAATTCTCTCCGGCAGCATCAAGGATGGCGATGAAGTGGTTATCGGTGAGGAACACGGACCGGTGGATTCCGACGCGACCGAAAATCCGTTCGCGCCCAAGATATTCAAAGGCGGCAAAAAATAA